A DNA window from Phragmites australis chromosome 11, lpPhrAust1.1, whole genome shotgun sequence contains the following coding sequences:
- the LOC133884581 gene encoding zinc finger CCCH domain-containing protein 36-like, whose product MASASGGVRATDEIPDVEMEVVEWPPEDPGRIGSKRVRDSPIAKGSYGFCGVATAEKKPTNGSQTLPDSNLRFSSSSPSEDLENEIKRPTKPCIFYVQGRCKKGNSCTFLHEREGPGSDNRWSNEDKDGLLTPVAYGNSIGSKQGSQLLHLSNSKAPLFKNPEGSSKDELYRTLIHAYGEDNKRLTHLVDKQTSPTLGISQGMICRIDDSLSKKPTTLTNGLVQIPVVHEKNHEPYFMGRHISLTPDTYLVDRSTFPRLHLDGEMLQFDVDKGNGSSDSHVSRAYLETNPASSNNRYRSLAYGGTTENLPQAHQKEHRSSHASYSSHSLTGFRNPGFSSSDHSFGSPTLQTSHLKMLSSHQLTPGIKKAGLHRYDDVDKGCGTYRPVLLASDSPQASIVSAGSLSPIKDEVWETSVPFVPSFSFPDSTTSSRSQYDPFVDSVDPPKVESTNNLRSANISCSISSQHTNQNASTDKLLNCDDKLTRNMSVKGSNELAFLIASGRVRSSSLHGNDRVKACDRKNDAASNNEKTREFRFRLAEHVKELVKPIWKEGYLSKDAHKMVVKKSVDKVLGSLEPDQVPATEELITNYLTVSGSKIEKLVKAYVDRHHTA is encoded by the exons ATGGCCAGCGCCAGCGGTGGGGTTCGGGCGACGGACGAGATCCCGGACGTGGAAATGGAGGTCGTGGAGTGGCCGCCGGAGGATCCGGGGCGAATCGGGTCGAAGAGGGTTAGGGATTCGCCCATCGCCAAGGGCTCCTATG GTTTTTGCGGAGTGGCTACTGCTGAGAAGAAACCAACAAATGGTTCACAGACTCTGCCAGATTCTAATTTGAG ATTTAGTAGCTCATCTCCCAGTGAAGATCTGGAGAATGAAATCAAAAGGCCTACCAAACCATGTATCTTTTATGTTCAAGGTCGGTGCAAGAAAGGAAATAGTTGCACTTTCCTTCACGAAAGAGAGGGTCCTGGTTCTGATAACCGGTGGAGTAACGAAGACAAGGATGGTCTGCTCACACCAGTTGCTTATGGAAATTCTATAG GTTCCAAACAAGGGTCTCAATTACTACATCTATCCAACTCGAAAGCGCCCCTGTTTAAGAATCCAGAGGGTTCATCAAAAGATGAGCTATACCGGACCCTTATTCATGCGTATGGTGAAGATAATAAGAGGTTGACACATCTTGTTGATAAACAAACCTCTCCCACTCTGGGGATTTCACAAGGGATGATTTGCAGAATTGATGATTCATTGAGTAAAAAACCCACCACTCTTACAAATGGGCTGGTTCAAATTCCAGTAGTTCATGAGAAGAATCACGAACCTTATTTCATGGGACGGCATATTAGTTTGACTCCTGATACCTATTTGGTTGATAGAAGTACCTTTCCAAGATTGCATCTGGATGGAGAAATGCTGCAGTTTGATGTGGACAAGGGAAACGGCTCAAGTGATTCTCATGTCTCAAGAGCTTACCTTGAAACAAACCCCGCAAGTTCAAACAATCGGTATCGATCATTAGCTTATGGTGGAACAACAGAGAATCTTCCTCAAGCACATCAGAAAGAACATCGTTCTAGCCATGCCTCATACAGCTCGCATAGCTTAACAGGATTCAGAAATCCAGGATTTTCTAGTTCTGATCATTCCTTTGGTAGCCCAACTCTCCAAACATCTCACCTAAAAATGCTATCTTCTCATCAGCTTACACCTGGTATCAAGAAGGCTGGTCTCCATAGGTATGATGATGTTGACAAGGGATGTGGTACTTATAGGCCTGTGTTACTTGCAAGCGATTCACCTCAAGCTTCTATTGTGTCAGCTGGGTCCCTTTCTCCAATCAAGGATGAGGTCTGGGAAACATCAGTGCCTTTTGTGCCGTCTTTCAGTTTTCCTGATAGCACAACATCTTCAAGAAGTCAATATGACCCGTTTGTTGATAGTGTTGACCCTCCTAAAGTTGAAAGTACAAATAATCTCAGGTCAGCAAATATATCCTGCAGTATTTCAAGTCAACATACAAATCAGAATGCAAGTACTGACAAATTACTAAATTGTGATGACAAATTGACAAGGAATATGTCCGTCAAAGGATCAAATGAGCTTGCATTTTTAATTGCATCTGGTAGGGTACGCAGCTCTAGCCTGCATGGTAATGATAGAGTGAAAGCTTGTGACAGGAAAAACGATGCAGCTAGTAACAATGAGAAAACAAGAGAATTTCGTTTCCGTTTGGCAGAACATGTCAAGGagttggtgaaaccaatttggAAGGAAGGTTATCTTAGTAAAGATGCTCATAAAATGGTAGTGAAAAAGTCTGTGGATAAGGTTCTTGGTTCGCTTGAACCAGATCAAGTACCAGCTACTGAAGAGCTGATAACCAATTATTTGACCGTCTCTGGGTCAAAGATAGAAAAACTTGTGAAG GCATATGTTGATAGGCATCATACAGCATGA
- the LOC133885357 gene encoding putative E3 ubiquitin-protein ligase RING1a, whose translation MPAQKRPLSSSASPGPDGHVEEAPGADADSGGGRSPKPLLNEASAAAEELEGGPRQAKGRRDDSDADEEEEEGDGEGEGGGGGDEDCDSQLSQSDGEMDEFILVKLTDIRKEVQCPICLGIIRKTRTVMECLHRFCRDCIDKSMRLGNNECPACRTHCASRRSLRDDPNYDALILALYPDVDKYEEEELAFSEEERTRNKKIQESIAETFRRQTEALVKKRSAAKAIELASRKAQGNMRSRRRRRTSSPDAVPTDFDDEDREENGNDGSKESSSVDDRSPDVRHKRARRWPVPRRSPAKSIGSTDNSIEDNDDLGGARDILTTSPLRGEMLAWGKNGVRSQTRHGNASGSSGRMAKGGRVAKLVDHLRNADEFDTKFNLYLALLPLDGQSVPKLEKPYLNCQPTLSVQHLCQFVALQLSRQPKEVEIYIRKNSMDECLATDNTSTDETKPDQSNGLERLWEEKSLSELYPLLATGQGDLELLYSLKAQG comes from the exons ATGCCCGCGCAGAAGCGCCCGCTCTCGTCGTCCGCCTCTCCCGGCCCCGACGGCCACGTCGAGGAAGCTCCTGGCGCCGACGCAGACAGCGGCGGCGGGCGGTCCCCGAAGCCGCTGCTGAACGAAGCCTCcgccgcggcggaggagctgGAGGGCGGGCCGCGGCAGGCAAAGGGCCGGCGCGACG ATTCCGATgctgacgaggaggaggaggaaggcgacggCGAAGGCGAAGGAGGCGGCGGGGGCGACGAGGACTGCGACAGCCAGTTGTCGCAGAGCGATGGCGAGATGGACGA GTTTATACTTGTGAAATTAACAGATATTCGGAAGGAAGTGCAGTGCCCTATATGCTTAG GCATTATTCGGAAGACAAGGACGGTTATGGAGTGTTTGCACCGGTTTTGCAGGGATTGCATTGATAAATCCATGCGGCTTGG AAATAATGAATGCCCAGCATGCCGCACTCATTGTGCAAGTAGACGTTCCCTGAGGGATGATCCTAATTATGACGCTTTAATTTTGGCATTATATCCAGATGTTGATAAGTATGAGGAAGAG GAGCTTGCTTTCAGTGAAGAGGAAAGGACTCGCAACAAAAAG ATTCAAGAATCCATTGCTGAGACATTTCGGAGACAAACGGAAGCACTTGTGAAGAAGCGTTCCGCTGCAAAAGCAATAGAGTTAGCTTCAAGAAAGGCTCAGGGGAATATGCGGtcaaggaggagaaggcgaaCTAGTTCTCCGGATGCTGTCCCAACTGATTTTGATGATGaggatagagaagaaaatggcaATGATGGAAGCAAAGAGTCATCTTCTGTTGATGATCGTTCCCCAGATGTAAGGCACAAAAGAGCTCGGAGGTGGCCTGTGCCACGGCGTTCCCCTGCTAAGAGCATCGGCAGTACTGATAATAGCATTGAGGATAATGACGACTTAGGAGGTGCTAGAGATATCTTGACTACTTCGCCATTGCGGGGAGAGATGCTTGCATGGGGGAAAAATGGCGTCCGCAGTCAAACTCGACATGGCAATGCCAGTGGCTCCAGTGGAAGGATGGCCAAGGGTGGACGTGTTGCCAAGTTGGTGGACCACCTCCGTAATGCTGATGAATTTGATACTAAG TTCAACTTGTATCTTGCTCTGCTTCCACTTGATGGACAAAGTGTGCCTAAATTGGAAAAGCCCTATCTCAATTGTCAGCCAACATTATCTGTCCAGCATCTCTGTCAG TTTGTCGCTCTTCAGTTGTCTCGGCAACCCAAAGAAGTCGAGATATACATCAGGAAAAACTCCATGGATGAATGTTTGGCGACCGATAACACCAGTACAGATGAGACAAAGCCGGATCAATCTAATGGCTTAGAAAGATTGTGGGAAGAGAAATCTCTTTCAGAGCTGTACCCTTTGCTTGCCACCGGTCAAGGGGATCTG GAATTGTTATACTCTCTGAAGGCACAAGGGTAG